The DNA window TGGAACTTGAGGTGTGGGCCGTGCGCTTCGTCCACCAGCACCACCACGCCCTTCTCGTGGGCATATGGGACGATGCGTTCCAGATCCGCGCAGATCCCGTAGTAGTTGGGGCTGGTGAGAAACAGGACCTTGCACTCGGGGTGCGCGTCGATCGCGGCCTTGGTTTCCGCGAACGTCACATTGAGCATGATCTGGAGACGCGCGTCGACCCGCGGGCTGTAGAACACCGGTTGCGCGCCGGATAAGATGAGCCCGGCCAACACGGACTTGTGGGCGTTGCGCGCGATCAAGACCCTGTCGCCCGGGTTACACGCCGCGAGGATCATGGCCTGATTGCCGCCGGTCGTGCCGTTGACCAGGAAATAGGAGCGGTCCGCGCCATACGCCTTGGCCGCGAGTTCCTGCGCCTCCTTGATGACCCCGCGGGGCTTTTGCAGCGAATCGACTTCGTCGAGCGTGGTGAGGTCGATGGAGAAGATCTTGGGGCCGACGAACTTCCGGAAACGGGTAGAGATCCCCTTTCCGCTCTTGTGGCCCGGGGTGTGAAAGGACACCTTGCGACTCTCCGCCAGTCCGACCATCGCGTCGAACAGCGGCGTGCGGAGCTGTTCGTCGGCCTCAATGGTTGAGGGAGGGGGAAGCGTTGCTGAAGGCGCTGGGTCAGGGTCGGTGGATTGCGGAGACGGCTCGCTAGCGTTGTTCACGATGTGTGTGTCAGGGCATCTGACTCGCGATGCCGCGGCGTGGTCCCTTCCTATGCCGTCACGAAGGCCGGGTCAGTGGTACGTAAACAACGGCTGATTGTCTTCGATGATCCGGTCGTCGGCGGCCAGACGCTTTACCAGGTGCTTGGGAAGGAGGAACTGACCCTGGTGGATCTCTCCGTGGTAGTAGCGTAGTTCACCGTTGATTCGCTTGGTGATCCGCTCGTCGATTTCGTTCGGCGACACCGAGCGGGGATCGAGACTCTTTGACGCCACCGCGAAGCCCCACGGAAGCCCGAACGACGGAATCGATGTCTGATAGGGCGCCACGATCGGAAACGCGGTCTTCAGGGTCTGGCAGACGGCGGCGAAACAGAACATGCTGTTCACCGCGGTCGAACCGGCTTGCAACGTGATCGTGCCCTGCGGGGTCAGACGCCGCTTCACGATTTGGTAAAACTCTTTGGTGTAGAGCAGGTACGCGGGGCCTTCTTCGACCGGCTCCGAAATATCGATGATGATCGCGTCGTAGGTATCGCTCGTTTCCTCGAGGTACTTGCGGGCGTCGAGGAACTTGAGCTCCACCCGGGGGTCGTCAAACGAGCCTTGATGCCACTCGGGGAGAAATTGTTTGCACCGCTCCACCACTTCCTGGTCGATGTCGACCATCAACACGCGCTCGACCGAGCGGTGACGGAGAATCTCGCGGAGCGTGGCGCCCTCGCCGCCGCCGACAATGAACACCCGTTTGGGTTCGGGGTGGGTCAGGAGCGCGGGATGGACCAGCGCCTCGTGGTAGATGAATTCATCGGCTTCGGAGGACTGCATCTTGCCGTCCAGCACGAGACAACGGCCGTAGCTCCCGGTGTCCATGATCTCCACCTCCTGATACTTGGTTTTGGCGGAGAAGAGCATGGTCCGGATGCCATGCATATGACCTTCCTCAGGATTGAGGAAGTCAAGGAACCATTTGTAGCTCTTTGACTCGATCATCGACGGGCATTTCCTCGACGGCGGGAACCGTCTTGTGAGGCAGCTTCACGTTGCCCTTGGACAGAATTCCTCGCCGTACCTCCATAATCGAAGGATGTTTGG is part of the Nitrospirota bacterium genome and encodes:
- the speE gene encoding polyamine aminopropyltransferase, with the translated sequence MHGIRTMLFSAKTKYQEVEIMDTGSYGRCLVLDGKMQSSEADEFIYHEALVHPALLTHPEPKRVFIVGGGEGATLREILRHRSVERVLMVDIDQEVVERCKQFLPEWHQGSFDDPRVELKFLDARKYLEETSDTYDAIIIDISEPVEEGPAYLLYTKEFYQIVKRRLTPQGTITLQAGSTAVNSMFCFAAVCQTLKTAFPIVAPYQTSIPSFGLPWGFAVASKSLDPRSVSPNEIDERITKRINGELRYYHGEIHQGQFLLPKHLVKRLAADDRIIEDNQPLFTYH